One part of the Lotus japonicus ecotype B-129 chromosome 2, LjGifu_v1.2 genome encodes these proteins:
- the LOC130738033 gene encoding pentatricopeptide repeat-containing protein At1g76280 isoform X2 — MGRILRPVSKRVQLPKLLVLPHQRHICLKLLPLRPAPQSMHLHGFRARVALWSISNCQYHHSRKIKFSRNLATSTTGLSPWSMQKQVVDALCSGERKKASDLLLDFGYRSRSLKADDFVGILNYCARSPDPLFVVEIWRLMELKDVSMNNICSSLMMEALCKGGYLDEAFNLMDFLGVSQHLRPLLPLYNILLRSCVESKSIIQASKCLELMEKQMVGKNEATYSELLKLAVLQRSLPTALLIWQEYNKHHSKSIIALHKFIWTFIRLGDLKSAYEALQQMVSLPMTGNIAGTVYGKFYSTILDIPVPSNKKLGPTMLDFMGDKQLDSCIHPSIMYLPDAISASIEKGQPGVRKGVQPLGLAHQTISTGNKKVKIAKLDELSRRKHLQLMKVLRWSFNDVIHGCAKEKNYMLAKKLIVQMKILGVKPSSCTYDGIIQAASFQSNFRDGLGVLKIMQQENLKPLNSTLATLSVICSKALQLDLAESFLDRISECLSPHPYNALLASCNVLNQPERAVQVFAKMKQIKLLPDIRTYELLFSLFGFVNSPYEHSNMLSQLHVAKRINAIERDMANNGVQHSHLSMKNLLNALGEERMIRELIEYFYVAEKLFVYGNPSLATDIYNVVLHHLVEAQKGQIAINIFKRMKLCGYHPDSETYNIMVDCCSILRSYKSASLLISMMIRQGFSPVTCTYTALIKILLQDEKFNEALNLLERTRLDGIQLDVLLFNTFLRQACYKRRIDIIELIVEYMHQEKVRPNPVTCGYVFSAYVNSGFHNTAIEALQVLSLRMMSEDGNILREKRRFVDEFILAEDSAAESDILVKLFEDSEDEFAVGLLNLRWCAVLGFPVCESADQSLWAKRIELQFHKRRLKESNYNSFKG, encoded by the exons ATGGGTCGTATCCTTCGACCCGTTTCTAAACGGGTTCAACTTCCCAAGCTCCTCGTTCTCCCTCACCAACGTCACATCTGTCTGAAGCTGCTCCCTCTCCGCCCCGCTCCTCAAAGCATGCATTTACATGGATTCAGAGCAAGGGTTGCTCTGTGGTCAATTTCAAATTGCCAGTATCACCAT AGCCGTAAAATCAAATTCTCTCGAAATCTTGCCACCTCAACAACAG GATTATCTCCATGGTCTATGCAAAAGCAAGTTGTCGATGCACTCTGCTCGGGTGAGAGAAAAAAGGCTTCCGACTTACTTTTGGATTTCGGTTACAGAAGCCGCTCATTGAAAGCTGATGATTTTGTTGGTATTTTAAACTACTGTGCACGCTCTCCTGATCCATTG TTTGTTGTGGAGATTTGGAGATTAATGGAGTTAAAAGATGTTAGCATGAATAATATATGCTCCTCTCTTATGATGGAGGCCCTTTGTAAAGGGGGTTACTTGGATGAG GCCTTTAATTTGATGGATTTTCTTGGAGTAAGTCAACATCTCCGTCCACTTCTCCCGCTATACAATATTCTCTTAAGATCCTGCGTGGAATCAAAGAGTATAATTCAAGCAAGCAAATGTTTGGAATTAATGGAAAAACAAATGGTGGGAAAGAATGAAGCTACATATTCTGAGCTTCTCAAG CTTGCAGTTTTGCAGAGAAGCTTGCCTACAGCCCTTCTAATTTGGCAGGAGTATAATAAACATCACAGTAAGAGTATCATTGCTTTGCATAAATTTATTTGGACCTTTATAAGGTTGGGAGATTTAAAATCGGCATATGAAGCACTACAACAGATGGTGTCATTACCCATGACGGGGAACATTGCTGGAACAGTTTATGGGAAGTTTTATTCTACTATATTGGACATCCCTGTACCTTCAAATAAAAAGCTAGGCCCTACCATGTTGGACTTTATGGGGGACAAACAACTGGACTCCTGTATACACCCTTCTATTATGTATTTACCAGATGCTATTTCTGCAAGTATAGAAAAGGGGCAGCCTGGTGTCCGGAAAGGGGTTCAACCACTTGGTTTAGCACACCAAACTATTTCTACGggaaataaaaaagtgaagaTTGCTAAATTAGATGAGCTGAGTAGACGAAAACACTTACAGCTTATGAAGGTTTTAAGGTGGTCTTTTAATGATGTAATACACGGGTGTGCAAAAGAAAAGAATTATATGCTCGCTAAGAAGCTTATTGTTCAG ATGAAAATTCTTGGTGTGAAGCCATCCAGCTGTACATATGATGGCATTATTCAAGCAGCTTCTTTTCAAAGTAATTTTCGGGATGGCTTGGGAGTG TTAAAAATAATGCAGCAGGAGAATTTGAAGCCACTCAATTCAACTCTAGCAACACTTTCAGTCATCTGCAGCAAAGCACTGCAACTAGATTTAGCAGAGTCTTTCCTGGATCGGATTTCTGAATGTCTATCTCCGCATCCTTATAATGCTTTGCTAGCATCATGTAATGTACTG AATCAACCTGAGCGTGCTGTTCAAGTGTTCGCCAAGATGAAGCAGATAAAACTTTTACCTGATATTAGGACATACGAGCTGCTATTCTCGCTATTTGGTTTTGTAAATTCCCCATATGAACATAGTAATATGCTATCACAATTGCATGTTGCAAAAAGAATAAATGCTATAGAAAGGGATATGGCCAACAATGGCGTTCAGCACAGTCACCTTTCAATGAAAAACTTA TTGAATGCCCTTGGAGAAGAAAGGATGATAAGAGAGCTGATCGAGTATTTTTATGTGGCAGAGAAACTTTTCGTTTATGGAAACCCGTCATTGGCAACAGATATTTACAACGTAGTGTTGCATCATCTTGTTGAAGCCCAAAAA GGTCAAATTGCAATTAATATTTTCAAGAGGATGAAGTTATGTGGCTACCACCCTGATTCCGAAACGTACAATATAATGGTTGATTGTTGTAGCATCTTAAGAAGTTACAAATCTGCTTCTTTGCTGATTTCAATGATGATTCGTCAAGGGTTTAGCCCAGTGACTTGTACATATACTGCTCTTATTAAG ATTTTGTTGCAAGATGAGAAATTTAATGAAGCCTTGAATCTTTTGGAACGAACCAGATTGGATGGCATCCAACTTGATGTACTTTTGTTTAATACATTTCTTCGCCAAGCATGTTACAAG AGAAGGATCGACATAATTGAGCTTATTGTGGAGTATATGCACCAAGAGAAAGTTAGACCCAATCCAGTGACTTGCGGCTATGTCTTCTCTGCATATGTGAACTCAGGTTTTCACAATACAGCAATAGAAGCATTGCAGGTTTTAAGTTTGCGTATGATGTCAGAAGATGGCAATATTCTTAGAGAGAAGAGGAGATTTGTGGATGAATTCATCCTTGCTGAAGATTCGGCTGCTGAGTCAGATATACTAGTTAAATTatttgaagattctgaagatgAATTTGCAGTTGGGTTGTTGAATTTAAGATGGTGCGCTGTACTTGGGTTTCCAGTTTGCGAGTCAGCTGATCAAAGCTTATGGGCTAAAAGAATTGAATTACAATTCCATAAAAGGCGGCTAAAAGAATCGAATTACAATTCCTTCAAAGGCTAG
- the LOC130738033 gene encoding pentatricopeptide repeat-containing protein At1g76280 isoform X3 → MDSEQGLLCGQFQIASITIAVKSNSLEILPPQQQQVVDALCSGERKKASDLLLDFGYRSRSLKADDFVGILNYCARSPDPLFVVEIWRLMELKDVSMNNICSSLMMEALCKGGYLDEAFNLMDFLGVSQHLRPLLPLYNILLRSCVESKSIIQASKCLELMEKQMVGKNEATYSELLKLAVLQRSLPTALLIWQEYNKHHSKSIIALHKFIWTFIRLGDLKSAYEALQQMVSLPMTGNIAGTVYGKFYSTILDIPVPSNKKLGPTMLDFMGDKQLDSCIHPSIMYLPDAISASIEKGQPGVRKGVQPLGLAHQTISTGNKKVKIAKLDELSRRKHLQLMKVLRWSFNDVIHGCAKEKNYMLAKKLIVQMKILGVKPSSCTYDGIIQAASFQSNFRDGLGVLKIMQQENLKPLNSTLATLSVICSKALQLDLAESFLDRISECLSPHPYNALLASCNVLNQPERAVQVFAKMKQIKLLPDIRTYELLFSLFGFVNSPYEHSNMLSQLHVAKRINAIERDMANNGVQHSHLSMKNLLNALGEERMIRELIEYFYVAEKLFVYGNPSLATDIYNVVLHHLVEAQKGQIAINIFKRMKLCGYHPDSETYNIMVDCCSILRSYKSASLLISMMIRQGFSPVTCTYTALIKILLQDEKFNEALNLLERTRLDGIQLDVLLFNTFLRQACYKRRIDIIELIVEYMHQEKVRPNPVTCGYVFSAYVNSGFHNTAIEALQVLSLRMMSEDGNILREKRRFVDEFILAEDSAAESDILVKLFEDSEDEFAVGLLNLRWCAVLGFPVCESADQSLWAKRIELQFHKRRLKESNYNSFKG, encoded by the exons ATGGATTCAGAGCAAGGGTTGCTCTGTGGTCAATTTCAAATTGCCAGTATCACCAT AGCCGTAAAATCAAATTCTCTCGAAATCTTGCCACCTCAACAACAG CAAGTTGTCGATGCACTCTGCTCGGGTGAGAGAAAAAAGGCTTCCGACTTACTTTTGGATTTCGGTTACAGAAGCCGCTCATTGAAAGCTGATGATTTTGTTGGTATTTTAAACTACTGTGCACGCTCTCCTGATCCATTG TTTGTTGTGGAGATTTGGAGATTAATGGAGTTAAAAGATGTTAGCATGAATAATATATGCTCCTCTCTTATGATGGAGGCCCTTTGTAAAGGGGGTTACTTGGATGAG GCCTTTAATTTGATGGATTTTCTTGGAGTAAGTCAACATCTCCGTCCACTTCTCCCGCTATACAATATTCTCTTAAGATCCTGCGTGGAATCAAAGAGTATAATTCAAGCAAGCAAATGTTTGGAATTAATGGAAAAACAAATGGTGGGAAAGAATGAAGCTACATATTCTGAGCTTCTCAAG CTTGCAGTTTTGCAGAGAAGCTTGCCTACAGCCCTTCTAATTTGGCAGGAGTATAATAAACATCACAGTAAGAGTATCATTGCTTTGCATAAATTTATTTGGACCTTTATAAGGTTGGGAGATTTAAAATCGGCATATGAAGCACTACAACAGATGGTGTCATTACCCATGACGGGGAACATTGCTGGAACAGTTTATGGGAAGTTTTATTCTACTATATTGGACATCCCTGTACCTTCAAATAAAAAGCTAGGCCCTACCATGTTGGACTTTATGGGGGACAAACAACTGGACTCCTGTATACACCCTTCTATTATGTATTTACCAGATGCTATTTCTGCAAGTATAGAAAAGGGGCAGCCTGGTGTCCGGAAAGGGGTTCAACCACTTGGTTTAGCACACCAAACTATTTCTACGggaaataaaaaagtgaagaTTGCTAAATTAGATGAGCTGAGTAGACGAAAACACTTACAGCTTATGAAGGTTTTAAGGTGGTCTTTTAATGATGTAATACACGGGTGTGCAAAAGAAAAGAATTATATGCTCGCTAAGAAGCTTATTGTTCAG ATGAAAATTCTTGGTGTGAAGCCATCCAGCTGTACATATGATGGCATTATTCAAGCAGCTTCTTTTCAAAGTAATTTTCGGGATGGCTTGGGAGTG TTAAAAATAATGCAGCAGGAGAATTTGAAGCCACTCAATTCAACTCTAGCAACACTTTCAGTCATCTGCAGCAAAGCACTGCAACTAGATTTAGCAGAGTCTTTCCTGGATCGGATTTCTGAATGTCTATCTCCGCATCCTTATAATGCTTTGCTAGCATCATGTAATGTACTG AATCAACCTGAGCGTGCTGTTCAAGTGTTCGCCAAGATGAAGCAGATAAAACTTTTACCTGATATTAGGACATACGAGCTGCTATTCTCGCTATTTGGTTTTGTAAATTCCCCATATGAACATAGTAATATGCTATCACAATTGCATGTTGCAAAAAGAATAAATGCTATAGAAAGGGATATGGCCAACAATGGCGTTCAGCACAGTCACCTTTCAATGAAAAACTTA TTGAATGCCCTTGGAGAAGAAAGGATGATAAGAGAGCTGATCGAGTATTTTTATGTGGCAGAGAAACTTTTCGTTTATGGAAACCCGTCATTGGCAACAGATATTTACAACGTAGTGTTGCATCATCTTGTTGAAGCCCAAAAA GGTCAAATTGCAATTAATATTTTCAAGAGGATGAAGTTATGTGGCTACCACCCTGATTCCGAAACGTACAATATAATGGTTGATTGTTGTAGCATCTTAAGAAGTTACAAATCTGCTTCTTTGCTGATTTCAATGATGATTCGTCAAGGGTTTAGCCCAGTGACTTGTACATATACTGCTCTTATTAAG ATTTTGTTGCAAGATGAGAAATTTAATGAAGCCTTGAATCTTTTGGAACGAACCAGATTGGATGGCATCCAACTTGATGTACTTTTGTTTAATACATTTCTTCGCCAAGCATGTTACAAG AGAAGGATCGACATAATTGAGCTTATTGTGGAGTATATGCACCAAGAGAAAGTTAGACCCAATCCAGTGACTTGCGGCTATGTCTTCTCTGCATATGTGAACTCAGGTTTTCACAATACAGCAATAGAAGCATTGCAGGTTTTAAGTTTGCGTATGATGTCAGAAGATGGCAATATTCTTAGAGAGAAGAGGAGATTTGTGGATGAATTCATCCTTGCTGAAGATTCGGCTGCTGAGTCAGATATACTAGTTAAATTatttgaagattctgaagatgAATTTGCAGTTGGGTTGTTGAATTTAAGATGGTGCGCTGTACTTGGGTTTCCAGTTTGCGAGTCAGCTGATCAAAGCTTATGGGCTAAAAGAATTGAATTACAATTCCATAAAAGGCGGCTAAAAGAATCGAATTACAATTCCTTCAAAGGCTAG
- the LOC130738033 gene encoding pentatricopeptide repeat-containing protein At1g76280 isoform X1 — MGRILRPVSKRVQLPKLLVLPHQRHICLKLLPLRPAPQSMHLHGFRARVALWSISNCQYHHSRKIKFSRNLATSTTAGLSPWSMQKQVVDALCSGERKKASDLLLDFGYRSRSLKADDFVGILNYCARSPDPLFVVEIWRLMELKDVSMNNICSSLMMEALCKGGYLDEAFNLMDFLGVSQHLRPLLPLYNILLRSCVESKSIIQASKCLELMEKQMVGKNEATYSELLKLAVLQRSLPTALLIWQEYNKHHSKSIIALHKFIWTFIRLGDLKSAYEALQQMVSLPMTGNIAGTVYGKFYSTILDIPVPSNKKLGPTMLDFMGDKQLDSCIHPSIMYLPDAISASIEKGQPGVRKGVQPLGLAHQTISTGNKKVKIAKLDELSRRKHLQLMKVLRWSFNDVIHGCAKEKNYMLAKKLIVQMKILGVKPSSCTYDGIIQAASFQSNFRDGLGVLKIMQQENLKPLNSTLATLSVICSKALQLDLAESFLDRISECLSPHPYNALLASCNVLNQPERAVQVFAKMKQIKLLPDIRTYELLFSLFGFVNSPYEHSNMLSQLHVAKRINAIERDMANNGVQHSHLSMKNLLNALGEERMIRELIEYFYVAEKLFVYGNPSLATDIYNVVLHHLVEAQKGQIAINIFKRMKLCGYHPDSETYNIMVDCCSILRSYKSASLLISMMIRQGFSPVTCTYTALIKILLQDEKFNEALNLLERTRLDGIQLDVLLFNTFLRQACYKRRIDIIELIVEYMHQEKVRPNPVTCGYVFSAYVNSGFHNTAIEALQVLSLRMMSEDGNILREKRRFVDEFILAEDSAAESDILVKLFEDSEDEFAVGLLNLRWCAVLGFPVCESADQSLWAKRIELQFHKRRLKESNYNSFKG, encoded by the exons ATGGGTCGTATCCTTCGACCCGTTTCTAAACGGGTTCAACTTCCCAAGCTCCTCGTTCTCCCTCACCAACGTCACATCTGTCTGAAGCTGCTCCCTCTCCGCCCCGCTCCTCAAAGCATGCATTTACATGGATTCAGAGCAAGGGTTGCTCTGTGGTCAATTTCAAATTGCCAGTATCACCAT AGCCGTAAAATCAAATTCTCTCGAAATCTTGCCACCTCAACAACAG CAGGATTATCTCCATGGTCTATGCAAAAGCAAGTTGTCGATGCACTCTGCTCGGGTGAGAGAAAAAAGGCTTCCGACTTACTTTTGGATTTCGGTTACAGAAGCCGCTCATTGAAAGCTGATGATTTTGTTGGTATTTTAAACTACTGTGCACGCTCTCCTGATCCATTG TTTGTTGTGGAGATTTGGAGATTAATGGAGTTAAAAGATGTTAGCATGAATAATATATGCTCCTCTCTTATGATGGAGGCCCTTTGTAAAGGGGGTTACTTGGATGAG GCCTTTAATTTGATGGATTTTCTTGGAGTAAGTCAACATCTCCGTCCACTTCTCCCGCTATACAATATTCTCTTAAGATCCTGCGTGGAATCAAAGAGTATAATTCAAGCAAGCAAATGTTTGGAATTAATGGAAAAACAAATGGTGGGAAAGAATGAAGCTACATATTCTGAGCTTCTCAAG CTTGCAGTTTTGCAGAGAAGCTTGCCTACAGCCCTTCTAATTTGGCAGGAGTATAATAAACATCACAGTAAGAGTATCATTGCTTTGCATAAATTTATTTGGACCTTTATAAGGTTGGGAGATTTAAAATCGGCATATGAAGCACTACAACAGATGGTGTCATTACCCATGACGGGGAACATTGCTGGAACAGTTTATGGGAAGTTTTATTCTACTATATTGGACATCCCTGTACCTTCAAATAAAAAGCTAGGCCCTACCATGTTGGACTTTATGGGGGACAAACAACTGGACTCCTGTATACACCCTTCTATTATGTATTTACCAGATGCTATTTCTGCAAGTATAGAAAAGGGGCAGCCTGGTGTCCGGAAAGGGGTTCAACCACTTGGTTTAGCACACCAAACTATTTCTACGggaaataaaaaagtgaagaTTGCTAAATTAGATGAGCTGAGTAGACGAAAACACTTACAGCTTATGAAGGTTTTAAGGTGGTCTTTTAATGATGTAATACACGGGTGTGCAAAAGAAAAGAATTATATGCTCGCTAAGAAGCTTATTGTTCAG ATGAAAATTCTTGGTGTGAAGCCATCCAGCTGTACATATGATGGCATTATTCAAGCAGCTTCTTTTCAAAGTAATTTTCGGGATGGCTTGGGAGTG TTAAAAATAATGCAGCAGGAGAATTTGAAGCCACTCAATTCAACTCTAGCAACACTTTCAGTCATCTGCAGCAAAGCACTGCAACTAGATTTAGCAGAGTCTTTCCTGGATCGGATTTCTGAATGTCTATCTCCGCATCCTTATAATGCTTTGCTAGCATCATGTAATGTACTG AATCAACCTGAGCGTGCTGTTCAAGTGTTCGCCAAGATGAAGCAGATAAAACTTTTACCTGATATTAGGACATACGAGCTGCTATTCTCGCTATTTGGTTTTGTAAATTCCCCATATGAACATAGTAATATGCTATCACAATTGCATGTTGCAAAAAGAATAAATGCTATAGAAAGGGATATGGCCAACAATGGCGTTCAGCACAGTCACCTTTCAATGAAAAACTTA TTGAATGCCCTTGGAGAAGAAAGGATGATAAGAGAGCTGATCGAGTATTTTTATGTGGCAGAGAAACTTTTCGTTTATGGAAACCCGTCATTGGCAACAGATATTTACAACGTAGTGTTGCATCATCTTGTTGAAGCCCAAAAA GGTCAAATTGCAATTAATATTTTCAAGAGGATGAAGTTATGTGGCTACCACCCTGATTCCGAAACGTACAATATAATGGTTGATTGTTGTAGCATCTTAAGAAGTTACAAATCTGCTTCTTTGCTGATTTCAATGATGATTCGTCAAGGGTTTAGCCCAGTGACTTGTACATATACTGCTCTTATTAAG ATTTTGTTGCAAGATGAGAAATTTAATGAAGCCTTGAATCTTTTGGAACGAACCAGATTGGATGGCATCCAACTTGATGTACTTTTGTTTAATACATTTCTTCGCCAAGCATGTTACAAG AGAAGGATCGACATAATTGAGCTTATTGTGGAGTATATGCACCAAGAGAAAGTTAGACCCAATCCAGTGACTTGCGGCTATGTCTTCTCTGCATATGTGAACTCAGGTTTTCACAATACAGCAATAGAAGCATTGCAGGTTTTAAGTTTGCGTATGATGTCAGAAGATGGCAATATTCTTAGAGAGAAGAGGAGATTTGTGGATGAATTCATCCTTGCTGAAGATTCGGCTGCTGAGTCAGATATACTAGTTAAATTatttgaagattctgaagatgAATTTGCAGTTGGGTTGTTGAATTTAAGATGGTGCGCTGTACTTGGGTTTCCAGTTTGCGAGTCAGCTGATCAAAGCTTATGGGCTAAAAGAATTGAATTACAATTCCATAAAAGGCGGCTAAAAGAATCGAATTACAATTCCTTCAAAGGCTAG